Proteins encoded within one genomic window of Brenneria nigrifluens DSM 30175 = ATCC 13028:
- a CDS encoding ABC transporter ATP-binding protein, whose product MTHFLHASNLTLGYDKKIIAEDLSVTIPDNQFSVIIGPNACGKSTLLRALCRLLKPLAGEVLLDGKNIQRIPTKALARQIGLLPQQAIVPDNITVADLVARGRYPHQTLLRQWSQADKDAVEQAMVATNVSDLAERSVDELSGGQRQRVWIAMVLAQQTPLLLLDEPTTWLDIAHQIELLDLFRTLNQQHGRTLIAVLHDLNQACRYADHLIVLSAGQVVTQGKPADIISSGLVKQVFGMSCVIIDDPVSHTPLIVPCGRYHPVP is encoded by the coding sequence ATGACGCATTTTCTTCACGCATCGAATCTGACTCTGGGGTATGACAAAAAAATCATTGCCGAGGATCTGAGCGTCACGATTCCCGACAACCAATTCAGCGTGATTATCGGTCCCAATGCCTGCGGCAAATCCACGTTGTTAAGGGCGCTATGCCGGCTGCTGAAACCGCTGGCGGGCGAAGTATTGCTGGATGGTAAAAACATCCAGCGTATACCGACCAAAGCGCTGGCTAGGCAGATCGGCCTGCTGCCGCAGCAGGCGATTGTTCCGGATAATATTACGGTGGCCGACCTGGTGGCGCGCGGCCGTTATCCCCATCAGACGCTGTTGCGCCAATGGAGCCAGGCGGACAAGGATGCGGTGGAGCAGGCGATGGTCGCCACCAACGTCAGCGATCTCGCCGAGCGCAGCGTGGATGAGTTATCCGGCGGTCAGCGCCAGCGCGTATGGATCGCCATGGTGCTGGCCCAGCAGACTCCGTTGCTGCTGCTGGATGAACCGACAACCTGGCTGGATATCGCTCATCAGATTGAACTGCTCGATCTTTTTCGTACGCTTAATCAGCAGCATGGGCGAACGCTGATCGCCGTGCTGCACGATCTCAATCAGGCGTGCCGCTATGCGGATCACCTGATTGTGCTGAGTGCGGGACAGGTGGTGACCCAGGGAAAACCTGCCGATATCATCAGCAGCGGACTGGTGAAGCAGGTATTCGGCATGTCATGCGTAATTATTGACGATCCGGTATCCCATACGCCGTTGATTGTGCCCTGCGGACGTTATCACCCGGTCCCTTAA
- the fepG gene encoding iron-enterobactin ABC transporter permease yields MITRTLSLSAPFGLISGRFSRRVIWINGILLIASTLLVILAVSLGTLQLSPFDIWQALTGKGEPGTVTVVTQWRTPRAVMALLLGAALGVSGAIFQSIIRNPLGSPDIIGFSSGAYTGALVTIILLNGGYYEIASGAVTGGVITAAAVYLLAWREGIVGFRLIIVGIAISAILAAFNTWLIITGSLESAMTAALWGTGSLNGVTWAKGQPAVAIIPIAIAAALLMGKRLQLLEMGDDSARSLGVNAEASRLWLMLFGVILTAVVTATAGPISFIALAAPQIARRLMRASSVPLFSSAMIGAILLLSADIVAQHAFAGVQLPVGAVTVSIGGIYLIWLLVRESRR; encoded by the coding sequence CGGGCTGATAAGCGGTCGGTTCTCCCGCCGCGTAATATGGATTAACGGCATATTGCTCATCGCCAGTACGTTGCTGGTTATTCTGGCCGTCAGTCTCGGCACCCTGCAATTATCGCCGTTCGATATCTGGCAGGCGTTGACCGGCAAGGGAGAACCGGGCACCGTCACCGTCGTCACCCAGTGGCGCACTCCGCGGGCGGTTATGGCTTTGCTTCTGGGCGCGGCCCTCGGGGTCAGCGGAGCGATTTTTCAGTCCATTATACGCAACCCGCTGGGCAGCCCGGATATTATCGGCTTCAGCAGCGGGGCTTATACCGGCGCCTTAGTCACCATTATTTTACTAAATGGCGGCTACTACGAGATCGCCAGCGGGGCGGTGACCGGCGGCGTCATTACCGCGGCGGCGGTCTATCTGCTGGCATGGCGAGAGGGCATAGTGGGATTTCGCCTGATTATCGTCGGTATTGCGATTAGCGCGATACTGGCGGCCTTTAATACCTGGCTGATCATTACCGGATCGCTGGAGAGCGCCATGACCGCCGCGCTGTGGGGAACGGGGTCATTAAACGGCGTGACCTGGGCCAAAGGGCAGCCCGCCGTGGCGATTATTCCCATCGCCATCGCGGCGGCGCTGCTGATGGGAAAGCGTTTGCAACTGCTGGAAATGGGGGATGACAGCGCGCGATCGCTGGGGGTTAATGCGGAAGCCAGCAGGCTGTGGCTCATGCTGTTCGGCGTTATCCTGACCGCCGTGGTGACGGCGACGGCCGGTCCCATCTCCTTTATTGCGCTGGCGGCGCCGCAAATCGCCCGTCGTTTAATGCGGGCCAGTTCAGTACCGTTATTTTCATCAGCCATGATCGGGGCCATTTTGCTGTTGTCGGCTGATATTGTCGCCCAGCACGCCTTTGCCGGAGTACAGCTCCCGGTGGGGGCGGTCACCGTCAGCATCGGGGGCATTTACCTGATCTGGCTGCTGGTTCGTGAATCACGTCGTTAA